The following proteins are co-located in the Barnesiella propionica genome:
- a CDS encoding helix-turn-helix domain-containing protein — MDKIIKLESVDLYNSLYGLETLHPLVTVADLRKATKTLNHVQLDYGLYAVFLKLYKSCDIKYGRKSYDYQDGTIVCFAPGQSIYTRNLNDDISQPVLGLLFHPDLIRGTALGKSIKNYTFFSYAVSEALHISEQERATIIDCFKNIGIELEHGIDKHSKSLISMNIDLLLSYCMRFYERQFITREGENRDSLTKFEELLNDYFDSELPAQEGLPSVKYFADKICLSPNYFGDMVKKETGKTPQEHIQEKVIELAKEQISGTDETVSRIAYSLGFQYPQHLCRLFKKRVGCTPNEYRQREYNRI, encoded by the coding sequence ATGGATAAAATCATAAAACTGGAAAGCGTAGACCTGTACAACAGCCTGTACGGACTCGAGACATTACACCCCTTGGTGACGGTCGCAGACCTCAGGAAAGCAACGAAAACCCTTAACCATGTCCAACTGGACTACGGACTGTATGCCGTTTTTTTGAAACTGTACAAAAGCTGCGACATCAAATACGGACGTAAGAGCTACGATTACCAGGACGGAACGATCGTATGTTTCGCCCCGGGCCAGAGTATATATACCAGAAACCTGAACGACGATATATCCCAGCCTGTCCTGGGCCTGTTGTTCCATCCGGACCTGATCCGGGGAACCGCCCTCGGGAAAAGCATAAAGAACTACACCTTTTTTTCCTATGCCGTAAGCGAGGCGTTGCACATCTCGGAACAGGAAAGGGCGACTATCATAGACTGTTTTAAGAACATAGGCATAGAGCTGGAGCACGGCATAGACAAGCACAGCAAATCGCTGATCTCGATGAATATCGACCTGCTGCTCAGCTATTGCATGCGTTTTTATGAACGCCAGTTCATCACACGGGAAGGAGAAAACCGGGATTCCCTGACGAAATTCGAAGAGCTCCTGAACGATTATTTCGACAGCGAACTGCCGGCACAGGAGGGGTTACCCTCGGTAAAATATTTTGCCGACAAGATATGTCTTTCTCCCAATTATTTCGGGGACATGGTAAAAAAAGAGACGGGAAAAACACCTCAGGAGCATATCCAGGAAAAGGTCATAGAACTGGCCAAGGAACAGATATCCGGTACGGACGAGACCGTCAGCCGGATTGCTTACTCGCTGGGGTTCCAGTATCCGCAGCACCTTTGCCGGTTATTCAAAAAACGTGTCGGCTGTACCCCGAACGAATACAGACAACGGGAATATAACCGGATTTAA
- a CDS encoding alpha/beta hydrolase, whose amino-acid sequence MKRILFIIEMVFIIFGTGISFAQAGADNFYKSTSVNAEKVSFLNQYKMKVAGNLFLPAGMRAEKKYPAIIVGHPMGAVKEQSANLYATKMAERGFVTLSIDLPYWGESEGEPRNAVSPEMYAEAFSAAADFLGTRLFTDRNAIGAIGICGSGSFAISAAKIDPRLKAVATVSMYDMGTASRSGLGSSLTLEQRKQIIAEAAEQRYVEFLGGETRYTGGTVHELTAASGPVEREFYEFYRTPRGEFTPEGESPERTTHPTLSSNVKFMNFYPFASIETISPRPLLFITGENAHSREFSEDAYRLAAEPKELYIVPGAGHVDLYDRVELIPFDKLDTFFKTYLK is encoded by the coding sequence ATGAAACGTATTTTGTTTATAATAGAGATGGTTTTTATTATCTTCGGTACAGGTATTTCTTTCGCACAGGCTGGTGCGGATAATTTTTATAAAAGTACGTCGGTAAACGCGGAGAAAGTATCTTTTCTGAACCAGTATAAAATGAAAGTGGCGGGTAACCTGTTCTTACCGGCGGGTATGAGAGCGGAAAAGAAATATCCGGCTATTATCGTTGGACATCCGATGGGAGCGGTGAAAGAGCAGAGCGCAAACCTGTACGCTACGAAAATGGCTGAACGCGGATTTGTTACCCTTTCTATAGACCTGCCTTACTGGGGAGAAAGCGAAGGTGAGCCCCGCAATGCGGTCTCGCCCGAAATGTATGCCGAAGCTTTTAGTGCCGCAGCCGATTTTCTCGGTACGCGTCTTTTTACGGACCGCAACGCCATCGGTGCTATAGGTATTTGCGGCAGCGGCAGTTTTGCTATCAGCGCGGCAAAAATAGATCCGCGCCTCAAAGCCGTTGCCACGGTCAGCATGTACGATATGGGAACGGCAAGCCGTAGCGGGCTGGGCAGCTCTTTGACTCTGGAACAACGTAAACAAATCATAGCCGAGGCTGCCGAACAGCGTTATGTGGAATTTCTGGGCGGTGAGACCCGCTATACAGGGGGGACGGTACATGAACTGACTGCGGCGTCTGGTCCTGTGGAACGTGAATTTTATGAATTCTACCGCACACCGCGCGGCGAGTTCACCCCCGAAGGAGAGTCTCCCGAACGTACTACGCACCCTACGCTGAGCAGCAATGTGAAGTTTATGAATTTCTATCCTTTTGCCAGTATAGAAACCATTTCGCCGCGTCCCCTGCTTTTTATCACGGGAGAGAATGCCCATTCGCGGGAATTCAGTGAAGATGCTTACCGACTGGCTGCCGAACCGAAAGAGCTTTATATCGTTCCCGGGGCCGGACATGTCGATCTCTACGATAGAGTGGAGCTTATCCCGTTTGATAAACTGGATACTTTCTTTAAAACATATCTGAAATAA
- a CDS encoding flavodoxin family protein, with amino-acid sequence MAKNVLILSSSPRRGGNSDTLCDEFMRGAAEAGNKTEKVFLRDKKIGYCTGCSTCSLRRKPCPQEDDAAGIFAKMLAADVIVLGTPVYFYAMSAQLKTFLDRCCGPYAEMSGKEFYFIASAAEGDDGRENLMRVFDNLMGFVDCLENPVVKGRILATGVWHPGEIQGNPAMAEAYEMGKRI; translated from the coding sequence ATGGCTAAAAATGTATTGATATTATCGTCCAGTCCCCGTAGAGGGGGGAACTCCGATACCCTTTGCGACGAATTTATGCGCGGGGCCGCGGAAGCCGGAAATAAAACGGAGAAAGTGTTTTTGCGTGACAAGAAGATCGGTTATTGTACCGGATGCAGTACATGCAGCCTGCGCAGGAAACCTTGTCCCCAGGAAGACGATGCCGCCGGAATCTTCGCTAAAATGCTGGCGGCTGATGTGATCGTGCTCGGGACCCCTGTCTATTTTTATGCGATGAGCGCGCAGTTGAAAACTTTTCTCGACCGCTGTTGCGGACCCTATGCGGAGATGAGCGGTAAAGAGTTTTATTTTATTGCCTCGGCGGCCGAGGGTGATGACGGTCGGGAAAACCTGATGCGCGTGTTTGATAATCTCATGGGATTTGTCGATTGCCTGGAGAATCCGGTGGTAAAGGGAAGAATTCTGGCTACAGGTGTATGGCATCCCGGAGAAATACAAGGTAATCCGGCCATGGCGGAAGCTTATGAGATGGGAAAAAGAATATAA
- a CDS encoding MFS transporter, with protein sequence MERKNKLKPGGLLVFILTAGVFGIINTEMGVIGILPLIAETFHVTVPEAGWTVSIFALVVALSAPVMPLLFSGVNRKKVMLLAVGLFTLSNVISMLTDNFTVLLIARAVPAFLHPVYVSMAFTVAAASAGKGNESKAVARVFIGVSAGMVLGVPVTSYVASEFSYTMGMLFFTAVNALVFVATIFFVPSMPVREKLSYGTQLGVLKKNETWYSVLAVTLINGALFGFFSYMSDFLGSVTGASYNVISILLLVYGLANIIGNMIAGKRLALNPVRSMMSLPFTLLFFYICLFILGAWLPVMAVIVLFLGILAGYGQNTMQYMITHAAPEAPDFANGLYLLSANLGTTAGAVACGIFITFFGTRYSVFGSLMFLAVSIVFVALRIRAARPEKQMEAEAVPR encoded by the coding sequence ATGGAACGGAAAAATAAATTAAAGCCGGGCGGCCTGCTCGTATTTATACTCACTGCCGGAGTGTTCGGTATTATCAATACCGAAATGGGAGTGATCGGGATTTTACCCTTGATAGCGGAAACCTTTCATGTTACGGTTCCCGAAGCAGGATGGACGGTTAGTATATTTGCGTTGGTCGTAGCCTTGTCTGCTCCTGTCATGCCGTTGCTTTTCTCGGGTGTGAACCGGAAAAAAGTCATGTTGCTGGCGGTGGGCCTGTTTACTTTGAGCAATGTCATATCGATGCTTACCGATAATTTTACGGTGCTGTTGATTGCCCGGGCGGTTCCTGCTTTCCTGCATCCCGTATATGTTTCGATGGCCTTTACGGTAGCGGCCGCGTCTGCCGGTAAAGGGAATGAGTCCAAAGCGGTGGCGAGAGTTTTCATCGGTGTATCGGCCGGAATGGTGCTCGGCGTACCTGTGACCAGTTATGTGGCAAGTGAGTTTTCATATACGATGGGAATGCTTTTCTTCACCGCCGTAAATGCGCTGGTCTTCGTGGCGACTATTTTTTTTGTTCCTTCTATGCCTGTCCGGGAGAAACTCTCTTACGGTACGCAGCTTGGCGTACTGAAAAAAAACGAGACCTGGTATTCGGTTCTGGCCGTTACACTCATAAACGGGGCGTTATTCGGTTTTTTCAGTTATATGTCCGATTTCCTGGGATCGGTGACCGGGGCATCATATAACGTGATTAGCATACTTTTGCTGGTGTACGGGCTGGCGAACATTATCGGAAATATGATCGCCGGAAAACGGCTCGCCCTGAATCCTGTGCGCAGTATGATGAGCCTTCCTTTCACCCTGCTGTTCTTTTATATATGCCTGTTCATTCTGGGCGCATGGCTTCCGGTCATGGCTGTTATCGTTCTTTTTCTGGGTATTTTGGCAGGATACGGACAGAATACCATGCAGTATATGATAACTCATGCCGCTCCCGAAGCTCCGGATTTTGCAAACGGGCTTTATTTGCTCTCCGCCAATCTGGGCACGACGGCGGGAGCGGTAGCTTGCGGTATTTTCATTACTTTTTTCGGTACACGGTATTCCGTTTTCGGTTCTTTGATGTTCCTGGCGGTAAGTATCGTATTCGTCGCTTTGAGAATTCGTGCGGCGCGGCCGGAAAAACAAATGGAGGCGGAAGCCGTGCCGCGATAA
- a CDS encoding iron-containing alcohol dehydrogenase, whose protein sequence is MSNFSIYIPTRTLFGSGVVKELHKQPLPGRKAMIVISNGRSVIDNGYLERVETELKKAGAETAVFAGVGANPLRSAVMSGAAFARENDCDFIVALGGGSVMDASKAIAFMAVHPGDVWDYIHGGTGKGEVMRNKPLPLVCITTTAGTGSEADQWGVITNDETNEKIGFGGYDELFPVLSVVDPELMKTVPTRFTAYQGFDALFHSTECYISKTANLMSDMYALTAIGNVAEYLPRAVRDGNDMEARERMAFANNLSGAVMTFCSTTAEHSLEHAMSAYHQELPHGAGLIMISRAFYEFFIEKHVCDERFVRMARTMGMPEAARPEDFITMLVKLQEACGVADLKMSDYGIGPGEFDTLAKNARETMGGLFLANPCELGHADCVEIFRKSFR, encoded by the coding sequence ATGAGTAATTTTAGCATTTATATACCTACCCGTACATTGTTTGGAAGCGGTGTGGTAAAAGAATTGCACAAGCAGCCGTTGCCCGGACGCAAAGCGATGATCGTTATTTCCAACGGGCGTTCGGTAATCGATAACGGTTATCTGGAACGGGTTGAAACGGAACTGAAAAAAGCCGGAGCGGAAACGGCCGTGTTCGCCGGAGTGGGAGCCAACCCTTTAAGGTCTGCCGTAATGTCCGGTGCAGCTTTCGCACGGGAGAACGATTGCGATTTTATCGTTGCCTTGGGCGGCGGAAGCGTAATGGACGCGTCCAAAGCGATAGCGTTCATGGCTGTACATCCGGGAGATGTGTGGGATTATATTCACGGGGGTACGGGGAAAGGAGAGGTTATGCGCAATAAACCTCTGCCGCTGGTATGTATCACAACGACGGCCGGAACCGGTTCGGAAGCGGACCAGTGGGGCGTTATTACCAATGACGAAACGAATGAAAAGATCGGTTTCGGCGGCTATGACGAGCTGTTCCCTGTCTTGTCCGTTGTCGATCCGGAACTGATGAAGACCGTACCGACCCGGTTCACCGCCTATCAGGGCTTCGATGCCTTATTCCATTCTACGGAATGTTACATATCCAAAACGGCGAATCTGATGAGCGACATGTACGCACTGACTGCCATCGGGAATGTCGCGGAATATTTACCGCGCGCCGTCAGGGACGGGAACGACATGGAAGCCCGGGAACGGATGGCGTTCGCCAATAACCTTTCCGGGGCAGTGATGACCTTTTGCAGCACTACCGCCGAACATTCTCTGGAACATGCCATGAGCGCATACCACCAGGAGCTTCCCCATGGTGCGGGACTGATTATGATTTCCCGGGCATTTTACGAATTCTTTATAGAGAAACATGTGTGTGACGAGCGTTTTGTGCGGATGGCTCGGACAATGGGTATGCCGGAAGCTGCCCGGCCGGAAGATTTTATCACAATGCTGGTAAAGCTGCAGGAAGCATGTGGCGTGGCGGACCTGAAGATGAGCGATTACGGTATCGGTCCCGGTGAATTCGATACGCTGGCGAAAAATGCCAGGGAAACGATGGGAGGGTTGTTCCTGGCTAATCCCTGTGAACTGGGACATGCCGATTGCGTGGAGATTTTCCGCAAATCTTTCCGGTAA